One part of the Asterias amurensis chromosome 11, ASM3211899v1 genome encodes these proteins:
- the LOC139944380 gene encoding microfibril-associated glycoprotein 4-like yields the protein MWVSLCAACFVAMIHVALLLSGQVEWLDSQCGGFHHQMFSAENRALKHSTFMKKTVSNHVICGRDCYIDKNCKSFNFDKCSKLCELNNGTRALHPEDFLEDQGSVYFDTDEDTVFFSLPDSSAHHYKSCKELLEACHFKSDVYVIYPEGLSDGLEVYCDMETDGGGWIVFQRRQDGSVDFFRTWAEYKSGFGNLSGEFWLGNDNLMTLTSDDSQGPWELRVDLYDNNETAFEKYKDFKIVGENYTLEFGAYDASSTAGNSLYWDNGMPFSTMDNDNDKWIHNMATRHKGAWWFGEGLNSHLNGIFYPSGLYAHEHGIMWPAWRSHPLSKCSMKIR from the coding sequence ATGTGGGTTTCACTTTGTGCTGCCTGTTTCGTGGCGatgatacatgtagctcttCTGTTGAGTGGCCAGGTAGAATGGCTCGACAGTCAATGTGGTGGATTTCATCATCAAATGTTCAGTGCAGAAAACAGAGCTCTGAAACACTCCACATTCATGAAGAAAACTGTATCAAATCATGTCATATGTGGACGAGACTGCTACATTGATAAGAACTGTAAGTCTTTTAACTTCGACAAATGCAGTAAACTGTGTGAGTTAAACAACGGTACGAGAGCTTTGCATCCTGAAGATTTCCTTGAAGATCAAGGGAGTGTTTACTTTGATACAGATGAGGACACAGTTTTCTTCTCTTTGCCAGATAGTTCTGCTCATCACTACAAAAGTTGTAAGGAGTTGTTAGAGGCGTGTCATTTCAAGAGCGATGTATACGTAATCTACCCAGAAGGGTTATCTGATGGTCTGGAAGTCTACTGTGACATGGAGACTGATGGAGGGGGATGGATTGTATTTCAGAGACGGCAGGACGGCAGTGTGGACTTCTTCCGCACCTGGGCTGAGTACAAGTCTGGCTTTGGTAATCTTTCTGGTGAGTTCTGGCTGGGTAACGATAACTTGATGACTTTAACGTCTGATGACTCACAGGGACCATGGGAGCTAAGGGTGGATCTTTACGACAATAATGAAACGGCGTTTGAGAAGTATAAAGATTTCAAGATTGTTGGTGAAAACTACACTCTTGAGTTTGGTGCATACGATGCAAGCAGTACTGCTGGTAACTCTCTTTATTGGGACAACGGGATGCCCTTTTCTACGATGGATAATGACAATGATAAGTGGATACATAACATGGCTACACGTCATAAAGGAGCCTGGTGGTTTGGTGAAGGTCTCAATTCTCATTTAAATGGTATTTTTTATCCAAGTGGTCTTTATGCACATGAGCACGGTATCATGTGGCCTGCTTGGCGAAGTCATCCACTCTCAAAATGCAGTATGAAAATCCGTTAA